Proteins encoded together in one Lathyrus oleraceus cultivar Zhongwan6 chromosome 5, CAAS_Psat_ZW6_1.0, whole genome shotgun sequence window:
- the LOC127082466 gene encoding uncharacterized protein LOC127082466, translating to MSHLNEYFPMNLPILNGKNYENWCKQMKRVFYYQYIWDLVKNEVTPIGENVIDEQKVAHKYLKKRDYKALFIIYQCVYLDNFEKFGDLDSTKEVCDILEKSFGGVDKVNDMRLQTHKRMNELLKMEDNESFTNFFTRVTKMVNQIKTYGEVLTSKYVVSKFLSSLAPKFDHVVVSIEESKDLSNMTKQELQGTLESREQPMAERTRSKPKTDVDLQAQSTKKNKIKWNGKKGRESYNNLKGRGNHQEGSLSNQRQYSNQGNHRGGGVGRERGDGRKPDKSHIQCYNFQKYGHYASQCRGGKKDQESDGKTYRR from the coding sequence ATGAGTCATCTGAACGAATATTTTCCAATGAATCTTCCAATCTTGAATGGTAAGAACTATGAAAATTGGTGTAAGCAGATGAAAAGGGTTTTCTATTATCAATATAtttgggatcttgtgaagaaTGAAGTAACCCCAATTGGAGAGAATGTTATAGATGAACAAAAGGTTGCACATAAATATttgaagaaaagggattataaGGCTCTCTTTATAATCTATCAATGTGTTTATCTAGACAACTTTGAGAAATTTGGTGATTTAGATTCAACAAAGGAAGTATGTGATATCCTGGAAAAATCATTTGGAGGCGTTGATAAAGTGAATGATatgaggttacaaactcataaaAGAATGAATGAATTGCTtaagatggaagacaatgaaagttTCACTAATTTCTTCACCAGAGTAACGAAAatggtgaatcaaatcaaaacgtatggagaagtgttgacatcaaaATATGTAGTGTCAAAGTTTTTGAGCtcattggctccaaagttcgatCATGTGGTAGTATCCATAGAAGAATCGAAGGATTTGTCAAACATGACAAAACAAGAGCTTCAAGGGACTCTTGAATCTCGTGAACAACCAATGGCTGAAAGAACTAGAAGCAAGCCGAAGACTGATGTGGATTTGCAAGCTCAGTCAACtaagaaaaacaaaataaaatggaatGGTAAAAAGGGCAGAGAAAGTTATAATAATTTGAAAGGTAGAGGAAATCATCAAGAAGGTAGTTTGTCGAATCAGAGACAATATTCTAACCAAGGCAATCATAGAGGTGGTGGTGTAGGTAGAGAGAGAGGTGATGGAAGAAAACCTGATAAAAGTCATATTCAGTGCTACAATTTTCAAAAGTATGGCCATTATGCAAGTCAATGTCGAGGAGGCAAGAAAGATCAAGAAAGTGATGGAAAAACTTATAGAAGATGA